A stretch of Acidimicrobiales bacterium DNA encodes these proteins:
- the ctaD gene encoding cytochrome c oxidase subunit I, whose product MAVTEDPLALTTGEAATVERPLGVLTRPQGGNGWRDWLSTVDHKKIGIMYGVAAMFFFIVGGIEALLIRVQLAAPNGSVLSADIYNQVFTMHGVTMIFLFIMPLAAAFANYLIPLQIGARDVAFPRLNALSFWVWIGGAIFLNSSWIVGGGGADCGWFCYSPNSGLAFSPSHGVDFYAIGLLITGIASLVSAANLIVTVLNMRAPGMTLFRMPVLTWMLLVTQFLLLFALPVITVALFLLLFDRLFGAQFFNPEMGADPLLWQHLFWIFGHPEVYIIILPSFGIISEIIPTFSRKPIFGYSFMVFSGIAIGFMGFGVWAHHMFVSGIGPLSVWAFSMSTMFIAVPTGVKILNWLATMWGGKLRFTTAMLFAVGAVAMFTIGGLSGVTHALAPADTQQTDTYYIVAHFHYVIFGGGVLGLMGGMYFWWPKFFGHMLNETWGKLHFWTILIGFNLTFGPMHVLGLQGMSRRIDTYSPGFGFEFWNLVATIGAFVIALSVLFFFFNVWKSRRDAPNLPPPGPDPWDARSLEWMVPSPTPEHNFDEVPVIESDDEWWHRKYGYDENRNVVRIATVEEAAQDGSATGVHLPAPSFWPLVLAAGLPLIGYGLIFNLWLCVVGGLLTGIGIYAWALEPVDDPDADHGHDHDHDDHHDDHHDDEEAPVTAGDEEA is encoded by the coding sequence ATGGCCGTCACGGAAGATCCCCTGGCGCTGACGACCGGCGAGGCCGCCACCGTCGAACGTCCCCTCGGCGTGCTGACCCGCCCCCAGGGCGGCAACGGCTGGCGGGACTGGTTGAGCACCGTCGATCACAAGAAGATCGGCATCATGTACGGCGTCGCCGCGATGTTCTTCTTCATCGTGGGCGGCATCGAAGCCCTGTTGATCCGGGTGCAGTTGGCCGCGCCGAACGGCAGCGTGCTGTCGGCCGACATCTACAACCAGGTCTTCACGATGCACGGCGTCACGATGATCTTCCTGTTCATCATGCCGCTGGCCGCCGCCTTCGCGAACTATCTGATCCCGCTGCAGATCGGCGCCCGCGACGTCGCGTTCCCCCGTCTCAACGCCCTGTCGTTCTGGGTCTGGATCGGCGGCGCGATCTTCCTGAACTCGTCGTGGATCGTCGGCGGCGGTGGTGCCGACTGTGGGTGGTTCTGCTACTCCCCGAACTCCGGTCTGGCGTTCTCGCCGAGCCATGGCGTCGACTTCTACGCCATCGGCCTCTTGATCACCGGTATCGCCTCGCTCGTCTCGGCGGCGAACCTGATCGTCACGGTGCTCAACATGCGGGCCCCCGGTATGACGCTGTTCCGCATGCCGGTGCTCACCTGGATGCTCCTGGTGACCCAGTTCCTGCTGCTGTTCGCCCTGCCGGTCATCACGGTGGCGCTCTTCCTGCTGCTCTTCGACCGGCTCTTCGGGGCCCAGTTCTTCAATCCGGAGATGGGCGCCGATCCGCTGCTCTGGCAACATCTCTTCTGGATCTTCGGCCATCCCGAGGTGTACATCATCATCCTGCCGAGCTTCGGCATCATCTCGGAGATCATCCCGACGTTCAGCCGTAAGCCGATCTTCGGCTACTCGTTCATGGTGTTCTCGGGCATCGCGATCGGCTTCATGGGCTTCGGTGTGTGGGCCCACCACATGTTCGTGTCCGGAATCGGGCCGCTGTCGGTCTGGGCGTTCTCGATGTCGACGATGTTCATCGCCGTCCCGACCGGGGTGAAGATCCTCAACTGGCTGGCCACGATGTGGGGCGGCAAGTTGCGGTTCACCACCGCGATGCTCTTCGCGGTCGGCGCTGTCGCGATGTTCACCATCGGTGGTCTGTCCGGCGTCACCCACGCCCTGGCCCCCGCCGACACCCAGCAGACCGACACCTACTACATCGTGGCCCACTTCCACTATGTGATCTTCGGCGGTGGCGTGCTCGGCCTGATGGGCGGCATGTACTTCTGGTGGCCGAAGTTCTTCGGGCACATGCTGAACGAAACCTGGGGGAAGCTCCATTTCTGGACGATCTTGATCGGCTTCAACCTCACTTTCGGCCCGATGCACGTCTTGGGCCTGCAGGGCATGAGCCGTCGCATCGACACCTACTCACCGGGATTCGGGTTCGAGTTCTGGAACCTGGTCGCCACCATCGGTGCGTTCGTGATCGCCCTGTCGGTGCTCTTCTTCTTCTTCAACGTGTGGAAGTCGCGCCGCGATGCCCCCAACCTGCCGCCCCCGGGGCCTGACCCGTGGGACGCCCGGAGCCTCGAATGGATGGTCCCGTCGCCGACCCCGGAGCACAACTTCGACGAGGTGCCCGTCATCGAGAGCGACGACGAGTGGTGGCATCGCAAGTACGGCTACGACGAGAACCGCAACGTCGTGCGCATCGCGACGGTCGAGGAGGCCGCCCAGGACGGCTCGGCGACGGGCGTGCACCTGCCGGCGCCGTCCTTCTGGCCGCTCGTACTGGCCGCCGGCCTGCCCCTGATCGGCTACGGCCTCATCTTCAACCTGTGGCTCTGCGTCGTGGGCGGTCTGC
- the coxB gene encoding cytochrome c oxidase subunit II encodes MSHLFNSRGRQAGIVLALGLLLAGCASDAELDTLQPRSGVADEIYGLALPVFIVAGVVLVFVCGAVVWLGFKHRVKTYEGDDEFPEQIAHNNTLEIAWTAIPALVMVVVAVATSVVHFAINDIDEANAMTLDVAGESIEWEPTIVVVGQQWWWEYRYYLDGEQITHEVLADPMNLPPADIVTSGQFAIPTGQEVELIITSRDVIHSHWIPQLNGKRDAVPGRFAPWKIEADEPGVYFGQCTEFCGLSHSRMRMQTLALTPADFQDWIDEQMAPATFDDELQVYVDAVRAGETASVGDDASAALRGLDVFNTQCASCHLVDGFNDLDYDGAEVVSGSAPDLTHLMSRTTFAGGILNLYNEDGSVNVDDLARWIRDPAEVKDNYADGLPDGELPRGMPDRNLTERQIDDVIAFLTTLGPDASAEMIQATEVE; translated from the coding sequence GTGAGTCACCTGTTCAACAGCCGCGGTCGCCAGGCCGGCATCGTCCTCGCGCTCGGCCTCCTGCTGGCCGGCTGCGCCAGCGATGCCGAGCTCGACACGCTGCAGCCTCGCAGTGGTGTCGCCGACGAGATCTACGGCCTCGCCCTGCCCGTCTTCATCGTTGCCGGCGTCGTGCTGGTCTTCGTGTGTGGCGCGGTCGTCTGGCTCGGCTTCAAGCACCGCGTCAAGACCTACGAGGGCGACGACGAGTTCCCCGAACAGATCGCCCACAACAACACGCTCGAGATCGCGTGGACCGCCATCCCCGCGCTCGTGATGGTGGTCGTCGCCGTCGCCACCAGCGTCGTGCACTTCGCGATCAACGACATCGACGAGGCGAATGCGATGACCCTCGACGTCGCGGGTGAGTCGATCGAGTGGGAGCCGACGATCGTGGTCGTCGGCCAGCAGTGGTGGTGGGAGTACCGCTACTACCTCGACGGCGAACAGATCACCCACGAGGTACTCGCCGATCCGATGAACCTGCCGCCGGCCGACATCGTCACCTCCGGCCAGTTCGCCATCCCGACGGGCCAGGAAGTGGAACTGATCATCACCTCGCGTGACGTGATCCACTCACACTGGATCCCGCAACTCAACGGCAAGCGCGACGCCGTGCCGGGGCGCTTCGCGCCCTGGAAGATCGAAGCCGACGAACCCGGCGTCTACTTCGGGCAGTGCACCGAGTTCTGCGGCCTGTCCCACAGCCGCATGCGGATGCAGACGCTCGCCCTGACCCCCGCCGACTTCCAGGACTGGATCGACGAGCAGATGGCGCCCGCCACGTTCGACGACGAGCTCCAGGTCTATGTCGACGCCGTCCGGGCCGGGGAGACCGCCTCGGTCGGCGACGACGCCAGCGCCGCCCTCCGCGGCCTCGACGTCTTCAACACCCAGTGCGCCTCGTGTCATCTCGTCGACGGGTTCAACGACCTCGACTACGACGGTGCGGAGGTCGTCTCCGGCTCGGCGCCGGACCTCACCCACCTCATGAGCCGCACGACGTTCGCGGGCGGCATCCTGAACCTCTACAACGAGGACGGATCCGTGAACGTCGACGACCTGGCCCGCTGGATCCGGGATCCGGCCGAGGTGAAGGACAACTACGCCGATGGTCTCCCCGATGGCGAACTGCCCCGGGGCATGCCGGACCGCAACCTGACCGAACGACAGATCGACGATGTGATCGCCTTCCTCACGACGCTGGGCCCCGATGCCAGCGCCGAGATGATCCAGGCGACGGAGGTGGAGTGA
- a CDS encoding cbb3-type cytochrome c oxidase subunit I, with the protein MAGLYDALTTTDHKRIGRYWLRSGLLLLIGAVVLGVLLGIEGTDAESTDLFGGDNAYFQMWALYRIGLALLVAAPLLVGLATVVVPMQVGSTNIAFPRAALAAVWGFMLGAGITVVAVLAGGGFGAVDRVTNAERDAIALTLVGLGFVIVSLLLASLCLATTVISLRVKGMTLLRTPLFAWSILVTCSVWLLTLPVLLANLLIAYVDLHNGPGTFGGDASGSLAIYGQIAWVVEQPQVYAFAIPVLGILGSIVPVTAGVRAARHGLSAGLIGLFGLLAFGAWSQPYFQNDGAIPHDEKFLFIAFGLAALLPVLGAMGGAGDTLRRGGDAIVGLPAAHLVGALGGGILLLLGVVAGALRVIEPLELGGSTDQVEGIGTLAVSGVASLVLLAAIVAAVGGFWFWAAKIGGHELPPMLGRLALLDLIGGAVLLGGAQVVSGFFDTVNHPLAVPTEDIADTLAIVSLIGAVLIGLGALGVVAAIAKAVRTGATATDDPWGGHTLEWATVDGAFAEPPALVTSESPLLDDEGEDA; encoded by the coding sequence GTGGCTGGGCTCTATGACGCGCTCACCACCACGGATCACAAGCGCATCGGCCGGTACTGGCTGCGCTCCGGGCTGCTCCTGCTGATCGGCGCCGTGGTGCTCGGCGTCCTGCTCGGCATCGAGGGGACCGACGCCGAGAGCACGGATCTGTTCGGTGGCGACAACGCCTACTTCCAGATGTGGGCGCTGTACCGCATCGGTCTCGCCCTCCTCGTCGCCGCGCCGCTGCTCGTGGGCCTCGCGACGGTCGTGGTCCCGATGCAGGTCGGCTCGACCAACATCGCGTTCCCCCGTGCCGCGCTCGCCGCGGTCTGGGGCTTCATGCTCGGCGCCGGCATCACGGTGGTCGCGGTGCTCGCCGGCGGCGGCTTCGGCGCCGTGGACCGGGTCACCAATGCCGAGCGCGACGCGATCGCCCTCACCCTCGTGGGGCTCGGCTTCGTGATCGTCTCGCTGCTGCTCGCCTCCCTCTGCCTCGCCACCACGGTGATCTCGCTGCGGGTCAAGGGCATGACCCTGCTGCGGACACCGCTCTTCGCCTGGTCGATCCTCGTCACCTGTTCGGTGTGGCTCCTCACGCTGCCGGTCCTGTTGGCCAACCTCCTCATCGCCTACGTCGATCTCCACAACGGTCCGGGCACCTTCGGCGGCGACGCCAGCGGCAGCCTCGCGATCTACGGGCAGATCGCCTGGGTCGTCGAACAGCCGCAGGTCTACGCCTTCGCCATTCCGGTGCTCGGCATCCTGGGTTCGATCGTCCCGGTGACGGCCGGCGTCCGCGCCGCCCGCCACGGCCTGTCGGCCGGTCTGATCGGGCTCTTCGGCCTGCTCGCGTTCGGCGCCTGGAGCCAGCCCTACTTCCAGAACGACGGAGCGATTCCCCACGACGAGAAGTTCCTCTTCATCGCCTTCGGTCTCGCCGCCCTCCTGCCGGTCCTCGGGGCCATGGGTGGGGCAGGTGACACGCTGCGACGCGGCGGCGACGCCATCGTCGGCCTGCCGGCGGCCCATCTCGTGGGTGCGCTCGGCGGCGGCATCCTGCTCCTGCTCGGTGTGGTCGCGGGAGCGCTTCGTGTCATCGAGCCGCTCGAGCTCGGCGGTTCCACGGACCAGGTCGAGGGCATCGGCACCCTCGCCGTCTCCGGCGTCGCGTCGCTCGTGCTGCTCGCGGCCATCGTCGCCGCCGTTGGCGGTTTCTGGTTCTGGGCCGCCAAGATCGGCGGACACGAACTCCCGCCCATGCTCGGACGTCTCGCCCTCCTCGATCTCATCGGCGGTGCGGTGCTGTTGGGCGGCGCCCAGGTCGTCAGCGGCTTCTTCGACACGGTGAACCATCCGCTCGCGGTGCCCACGGAGGACATCGCGGACACGCTCGCCATCGTCTCGCTCATCGGCGCGGTCCTGATCGGCCTCGGCGCCCTCGGCGTGGTGGCCGCGATCGCGAAGGCCGTGCGCACCGGCGCGACCGCGACCGACGACCCGTGGGGTGGCCACACCCTCGAGTGGGCAACGGTGGACGGCGCCTTCGCCGAACCCCCCGCGTTGGTGACGTCCGAATCGCCCTTGCTCGACGACGAAGGGGAGGACGCCTGA
- a CDS encoding heme o synthase yields MTATAPARTRPRILAFVALTKPRIIELLLITTVPTMVVAEGGLPSIWLMVATVVGGTLAAGGANAFNMYIDRDIDRVMERTKGRPLVTGEVTPNEALVFAFAIEIAAFAWLWGFVNLLSAVLAVSATLFYVFVYTMWLKRTSTRNIVIGGAAGAVPVLVGWSSVTNELDWPPVVLFAIIFYWTPPHFWALAIRYKDDYQAADVPMLPAVASLRTTASRIVWYTVLLWALTLLFGPVADMGITYYVAAVVLGGVFLGLAIQVFRRPEPALAMRLFGWSITYVTLLFGAMAADEIVRNGF; encoded by the coding sequence GTGACCGCCACCGCCCCCGCTCGCACGCGCCCGCGCATCCTCGCCTTCGTGGCGTTGACGAAGCCGCGGATCATCGAGCTCCTCCTCATCACCACGGTTCCCACGATGGTGGTCGCCGAGGGTGGCCTCCCCTCGATCTGGCTGATGGTCGCGACCGTGGTCGGCGGGACCCTGGCGGCGGGTGGGGCCAACGCGTTCAACATGTACATCGACCGCGACATCGATCGGGTGATGGAGCGCACCAAGGGTCGCCCGCTCGTGACCGGCGAGGTCACGCCGAACGAGGCGCTCGTGTTCGCCTTCGCGATCGAGATCGCCGCGTTCGCCTGGCTGTGGGGATTCGTGAACCTGCTGTCGGCGGTGCTCGCGGTGTCGGCGACGCTCTTCTACGTCTTCGTCTACACGATGTGGCTGAAGCGCACCTCCACCCGCAACATCGTGATCGGCGGTGCGGCGGGCGCCGTACCGGTGCTGGTCGGCTGGTCCTCGGTCACCAACGAGCTCGACTGGCCGCCCGTCGTGCTCTTCGCCATCATCTTCTACTGGACGCCGCCGCATTTCTGGGCGCTGGCCATCCGCTACAAGGACGACTACCAGGCGGCTGACGTGCCGATGCTCCCGGCGGTCGCTTCGCTGCGCACCACGGCCTCGCGGATCGTCTGGTACACGGTGCTGCTGTGGGCGCTCACCCTCCTGTTCGGTCCGGTGGCCGACATGGGCATCACGTACTACGTCGCCGCGGTGGTCCTCGGTGGCGTCTTCCTCGGCCTCGCCATCCAGGTCTTCCGTCGGCCCGAACCGGCGCTGGCCATGCGCCTCTTCGGTTGGTCGATCACCTATGTGACGCTGCTGTTCGGCGCGATGGCGGCCGACGAGATCGTCCGCAACGGCTTCTGA
- a CDS encoding COX15/CtaA family protein — MSPARYLELTRVALWSLVIIVYTGAAVRLTGSGLGCHDWPNCNEEELVPAASYHGWIEFGNRMFTGVVALAVVAAVLGSHRRSPHRTDLVRLSWGLVAGVIAQILLGALLVRTDLDPRFTMGHFLLSMVLLWNAAVLHHRAGLDDAPTRQRAGSAIRRLTQVVFWAGGVVLVLGTVVTGSGPHSGSEDESVANRLPFDLREVTRIHSISALVLIAAVGGVLWVAHTRGMLQVRRAAQTVVSLLGAQIALGYWQYSAGVPEALVFVHIIVATIAWISIVRLDLEAAR, encoded by the coding sequence GTGAGCCCGGCCCGCTATCTCGAACTCACACGCGTGGCGCTCTGGTCCCTGGTGATCATCGTCTACACCGGAGCCGCGGTGCGTCTCACCGGATCGGGCCTCGGCTGTCACGACTGGCCGAACTGCAACGAGGAAGAACTCGTCCCCGCCGCGAGCTATCACGGCTGGATCGAGTTCGGGAACCGCATGTTCACCGGGGTCGTGGCGCTCGCGGTGGTGGCTGCGGTGCTGGGGTCGCACCGCCGATCCCCCCACCGAACCGACCTCGTCCGGCTGTCGTGGGGTCTCGTCGCCGGCGTGATCGCGCAGATCCTGCTCGGTGCGCTGCTCGTGCGAACGGACCTCGACCCCCGGTTCACGATGGGACACTTCCTTCTCTCGATGGTGCTGCTGTGGAACGCCGCCGTACTCCATCACCGGGCGGGCCTCGACGACGCGCCCACGCGACAGCGCGCCGGGTCGGCTATCCGCCGGCTCACGCAGGTGGTGTTCTGGGCGGGAGGCGTCGTGCTCGTTCTCGGCACGGTCGTGACCGGGTCCGGACCGCACTCGGGCAGCGAGGACGAGTCGGTCGCGAACCGGTTGCCCTTCGACCTGCGCGAGGTCACCCGGATCCATTCGATCTCGGCGCTGGTCCTGATCGCCGCCGTCGGAGGCGTGCTCTGGGTCGCCCACACTCGCGGGATGCTCCAGGTCCGGCGCGCCGCGCAGACGGTCGTCTCCCTGCTCGGCGCCCAGATCGCGCTCGGCTACTGGCAGTACTCTGCCGGCGTGCCCGAGGCGCTGGTCTTCGTCCACATCATCGTGGCGACGATCGCGTGGATCTCGATCGTCCGCCTCGACCTCGAGGCGGCCCGGTGA
- the clpS gene encoding ATP-dependent Clp protease adapter ClpS: MTAPLTTLDPEVEDVVDLDKPWKVLVWDDPINLMSYVAFVFRKLFGFSEEKAHRLMMQVHTEGKAVVSSGPQEKAEMDVFRLHEHGLWATMEKDS; encoded by the coding sequence GTGACCGCGCCGCTCACCACCCTCGACCCGGAGGTCGAGGACGTCGTCGATCTCGACAAGCCGTGGAAGGTGCTGGTCTGGGACGATCCGATCAACCTGATGTCGTATGTGGCGTTCGTGTTCCGCAAGCTCTTCGGCTTCTCGGAGGAGAAGGCGCATCGGTTGATGATGCAGGTCCACACCGAGGGCAAGGCGGTGGTGTCGTCGGGGCCGCAGGAGAAGGCGGAGATGGACGTGTTCCGACTTCACGAGCACGGGCTCTGGGCGACCATGGAGAAGGACTCGTGA
- a CDS encoding DUF2017 family protein, whose protein sequence is MSRTEPYFVADVGGVRVSLEGYEQELLANLITDLRHLLMAEEHEFLRRLKPPAHPGDDEAEEAYRGMVDDELLRGRLEGLDILEETMDGGILDDDRVAAWMQALTNLRLILGERLEAGGADLAAHDLPDDPAATIFEWVGELLEWLVRAASA, encoded by the coding sequence GTGAGTCGGACGGAGCCGTACTTCGTGGCGGACGTCGGTGGGGTGCGGGTGTCGCTCGAGGGCTACGAGCAGGAGTTGCTCGCCAACCTCATCACCGATCTTCGTCATCTGCTGATGGCCGAGGAGCACGAGTTCCTGCGCCGTCTGAAGCCGCCGGCCCATCCGGGCGACGACGAGGCAGAGGAGGCGTACCGGGGCATGGTCGACGACGAACTGCTCCGCGGGCGGCTCGAGGGACTCGACATCCTCGAAGAGACCATGGACGGCGGCATTCTCGACGACGACCGGGTCGCGGCGTGGATGCAGGCCCTCACGAACCTGCGTCTCATCCTGGGCGAACGGCTCGAAGCGGGTGGCGCCGACCTCGCCGCGCACGATCTTCCGGATGACCCCGCGGCCACGATCTTCGAGTGGGTGGGCGAGTTGCTCGAGTGGCTCGTGCGGGCCGCGTCCGCCTGA
- a CDS encoding thrombospondin type 3 repeat-containing protein: MAVAAGVGLLFAGPALAAPTASATGTTDVVTGSVISVSVDGSGGYDGAAILAVSACGNSSDGATVLPAAPGSTGCWGASELAQIQFQAAPVDGTNYSFDYVWQNDGIGEDDLTCIYSTVVPCSVIVSLVDATLTPIPDTQIAISVFPPEPDTDGDGVGDGTDNCVDTPNADQADGNSDGEGDACEADADGDGVYDDIDNCVNTPNADQADVDSNGTGDACEGDSDGDGEADDTDNCVDTPNADQTDTDTDGAGDACDEDDDGDGVDDGDDNCPLIANADQADLDGDGAGTPCDEDGDVAPTTTIAPTSTVAPTTTIEPPAQEQQDDDDELAFTGPNDGLWILALALVVIGGGFLLLGHSVPRPARTRNDS; encoded by the coding sequence ATGGCTGTCGCAGCCGGTGTCGGTCTGCTCTTTGCGGGCCCGGCCCTCGCGGCACCGACCGCGAGCGCCACCGGAACGACGGATGTGGTCACCGGATCGGTCATCTCGGTCAGCGTCGACGGCTCGGGCGGATACGACGGGGCGGCGATTCTCGCCGTCTCCGCGTGTGGCAACTCGAGCGACGGCGCCACCGTGTTGCCGGCCGCTCCCGGGAGCACCGGATGCTGGGGCGCCTCTGAGCTCGCCCAGATCCAGTTCCAAGCCGCACCGGTCGACGGCACCAACTACAGCTTCGACTACGTCTGGCAGAACGACGGGATCGGCGAGGACGATCTCACCTGCATCTACTCGACCGTGGTGCCGTGCAGCGTCATCGTCAGCCTCGTCGACGCGACGCTGACGCCGATCCCGGACACGCAGATCGCCATCTCGGTCTTCCCGCCCGAGCCGGACACCGACGGTGACGGCGTGGGCGACGGGACGGACAACTGCGTCGACACGCCCAACGCCGACCAGGCCGACGGCAACAGCGACGGCGAAGGCGACGCCTGTGAGGCGGATGCCGACGGTGACGGCGTGTACGACGACATCGACAACTGCGTCAACACACCCAACGCCGACCAGGCGGACGTGGACAGCAACGGCACGGGCGATGCCTGCGAAGGTGACAGCGACGGCGACGGCGAGGCCGACGACACCGACAACTGTGTCGACACGCCCAACGCCGATCAGACCGACACCGACACCGATGGTGCCGGCGACGCCTGCGACGAGGACGACGACGGCGACGGCGTGGACGACGGCGACGACAACTGTCCGCTGATCGCGAACGCCGACCAGGCCGATCTCGACGGTGACGGCGCGGGCACGCCGTGCGATGAGGACGGCGATGTCGCGCCCACCACGACCATCGCGCCGACCTCGACCGTCGCGCCGACCACCACGATCGAGCCGCCCGCCCAGGAGCAGCAGGACGACGACGACGAGCTGGCCTTCACCGGCCCGAACGACGGCCTGTGGATCCTCGCCCTCGCGCTCGTCGTGATCGGTGGCGGCTTCCTGTTGCTCGGCCACTCGGTGCCCCGCCCGGCACGGACCCGCAACGACAGCTGA
- a CDS encoding PH domain-containing protein: MTEPDWRRPHPLTVLVQIAMFLAQSGWPLLLAIGFGGGALGFDTIAVLAGTVTVGYGVLSWWMTGYAVTEETIEHRRGILDRKAQSLPLGRIQQVSVARPFLARVVGLAVVQVAEASADGNIEIRYLQSADADTLTADLRSRSRAAAPADDAPLADADGNAVSRLPPPPPPPAVQLHVAPVGALVRYHLASSAPALAVVAAIGFAIALAVAVREGPAPAAVVALIALGIMVTMAALSAVGAVFTFGTFTLERRGDVLTADMGLLSKRQVELQPARIQTVTVTSGLVARRLGLHEVRFSAATGKAVGKQQSVVHLAPVASTDEVARVVHRSVDVDPAFGVELEPVSPVTVRRMLVRTAVAFVLVGIPAAVGVGFVHPVGSVALVALWWSVAIWFARARHARLGFSLDDRRLVVRRGVFQHHLTQLPVGNVQAVETIASFFQRRLGVADLVVTTAGIGPAHHVRVPDLPANRAAALRSSLAATAADRSWDAAG, encoded by the coding sequence GTGACCGAACCCGACTGGCGGCGGCCCCATCCGCTGACCGTTCTCGTGCAGATCGCGATGTTTCTGGCCCAGAGCGGCTGGCCACTTCTCCTCGCGATCGGTTTCGGCGGCGGCGCCCTCGGGTTCGACACGATCGCCGTGCTGGCCGGCACGGTGACGGTCGGGTACGGCGTCCTCTCGTGGTGGATGACGGGCTACGCCGTGACCGAGGAGACGATCGAGCATCGCCGCGGCATTCTCGATCGCAAGGCTCAGTCCCTGCCGCTCGGTCGAATCCAGCAGGTGTCCGTGGCCCGGCCGTTCCTCGCTCGTGTGGTGGGCCTCGCCGTCGTGCAGGTCGCCGAGGCGTCGGCCGACGGCAACATCGAGATCCGCTACCTCCAGTCCGCCGATGCCGACACCCTCACCGCCGACCTCCGCTCCCGGAGCCGGGCTGCCGCGCCGGCGGACGACGCGCCGCTCGCCGACGCGGACGGGAACGCGGTGTCGCGTCTGCCGCCTCCGCCACCGCCACCTGCCGTCCAGTTGCATGTGGCCCCGGTCGGGGCGCTCGTCCGCTATCACCTCGCCTCGTCGGCGCCGGCCCTGGCTGTCGTGGCCGCGATCGGGTTCGCCATCGCCCTCGCGGTCGCCGTGCGGGAGGGGCCGGCCCCGGCCGCAGTCGTCGCGCTCATCGCGCTCGGCATCATGGTCACGATGGCCGCCCTCAGTGCGGTCGGCGCGGTGTTCACGTTCGGCACGTTCACGCTCGAACGGCGCGGCGACGTCCTCACCGCCGACATGGGCCTGCTGTCGAAACGACAGGTCGAGTTGCAGCCCGCCCGCATCCAGACGGTCACCGTGACCTCCGGGCTCGTCGCTCGCCGGCTCGGCCTTCACGAGGTGAGGTTCTCCGCCGCGACCGGCAAGGCGGTCGGGAAACAGCAGTCGGTCGTCCACCTCGCCCCCGTGGCCTCGACCGACGAGGTGGCGCGCGTCGTGCATCGGTCGGTCGACGTCGACCCGGCCTTCGGTGTCGAACTCGAGCCGGTGAGCCCGGTCACGGTTCGACGGATGCTCGTGCGGACCGCGGTCGCGTTCGTTCTCGTCGGCATCCCTGCGGCGGTGGGCGTCGGCTTCGTGCATCCGGTCGGATCCGTTGCGCTCGTCGCCCTCTGGTGGTCGGTGGCGATCTGGTTCGCGCGCGCCCGGCACGCCCGCCTCGGCTTCAGCCTCGACGACCGGCGCCTCGTCGTGCGACGCGGCGTGTTCCAGCACCACCTCACCCAGCTGCCTGTCGGAAACGTGCAGGCGGTCGAGACGATCGCGTCCTTCTTTCAACGGCGGCTGGGCGTGGCCGATCTCGTCGTGACCACGGCGGGGATCGGGCCGGCGCACCACGTGCGCGTCCCCGACCTGCCCGCGAACCGCGCCGCGGCGTTGCGCTCGTCGCTGGCCGCCACCGCCGCCGACCGGAGCTGGGACGCGGCGGGCTGA
- a CDS encoding PH domain-containing protein produces MTIATEPLPPTIRTVWRIGAAAFFGVVAVGAVVGGLVTDLPMLTIGGASGAVLLFALRWWVIDRQYANWRWGVDERWVEQRSGVIVRRVQVVPRSRIQTLTTRTGPIDRWLGLSSIVVHTAGTHAPNLTIPHLDGTTADRLRTELGG; encoded by the coding sequence GTGACGATCGCGACGGAGCCACTCCCGCCCACCATCCGGACCGTGTGGCGCATCGGTGCCGCCGCGTTCTTCGGTGTCGTCGCGGTCGGTGCCGTCGTCGGCGGGCTGGTGACCGACCTGCCGATGCTGACGATCGGGGGCGCGAGCGGCGCCGTCCTCCTGTTCGCCCTGCGCTGGTGGGTGATCGATCGGCAGTACGCGAACTGGCGCTGGGGCGTGGACGAGCGTTGGGTCGAGCAACGAAGCGGCGTGATCGTTCGCCGCGTGCAGGTCGTGCCCCGAAGCCGTATTCAGACGTTGACGACGAGAACCGGGCCGATCGATCGGTGGCTCGGCTTGAGCTCGATCGTGGTCCACACCGCCGGGACCCACGCCCCCAACCTCACCATTCCCCATCTCGACGGCACGACGGCCGACCGGCTCCGCACGGAGCTCGGCGGGTGA